A genomic region of Candidatus Pseudomonas phytovorans contains the following coding sequences:
- a CDS encoding MFS transporter encodes MRSTEENSSAGATRALPKIPRSVWALGFVSMFMDISSEMIHALLPLYMVTVLGTSVVAVGVIEGIAEATASITKAFSGALSDRLGKRKLLTVIGYGLGALTKPVFPMACGLEWLTAARFVDRVGKGIRGAPRDALVADVTPPELRGAAFGLRQALDTVGAFLGPLLAIVLMWLTANHFQTVFWVAVIPAFVAVYILIAFVREPEAPATMRPLRAPLALHELVHLGPAYWRLTGLATLFTLARFSEAFLLLRAQDMGLAPMWAPAVLVLMALAYSVSAYPAGVLSDRLGRRSVLLTGLALLIAADLLLALLPGWAGLALGVAAWGLHLGFSQGIFAAMIADSAPANLRGTAFGLFNLLTGVALLVASVVAGLLWDGAGFQATFLLGAGLASTTLVGVMLLR; translated from the coding sequence ATGCGCAGTACTGAAGAAAACAGCTCCGCCGGTGCCACCCGAGCCCTGCCAAAGATCCCGCGTAGTGTCTGGGCGCTGGGCTTTGTGTCGATGTTCATGGATATTTCCTCGGAGATGATCCACGCCCTGCTGCCGTTGTACATGGTCACCGTACTCGGCACTTCGGTGGTGGCGGTGGGCGTTATCGAAGGTATCGCCGAGGCAACCGCCTCGATCACCAAGGCGTTTTCCGGTGCCCTCAGCGACCGGCTGGGCAAGCGCAAGCTGCTGACAGTCATCGGCTATGGCCTGGGCGCGCTGACCAAGCCGGTATTCCCCATGGCCTGCGGGCTGGAGTGGCTGACCGCAGCACGTTTCGTCGACCGGGTCGGCAAAGGCATCCGAGGGGCGCCGCGCGACGCGCTGGTGGCTGATGTCACACCACCCGAGCTGCGTGGCGCCGCTTTTGGCCTACGTCAGGCGCTGGATACCGTTGGCGCTTTCCTCGGGCCATTGCTGGCGATCGTGCTGATGTGGCTGACTGCGAACCACTTCCAGACGGTGTTCTGGGTGGCGGTGATCCCGGCATTCGTGGCGGTGTACATTCTCATCGCCTTCGTGCGTGAACCCGAAGCGCCGGCCACGATGCGCCCACTGCGCGCACCACTGGCGTTGCACGAGCTGGTACACCTGGGGCCGGCCTACTGGCGACTGACCGGCCTGGCCACGTTGTTCACCCTCGCCCGCTTCAGCGAGGCCTTTCTGCTGCTGCGGGCCCAAGACATGGGCCTGGCGCCGATGTGGGCGCCGGCGGTGCTGGTGCTGATGGCCCTGGCCTACTCGGTGTCGGCCTATCCTGCCGGGGTGCTCTCGGACCGCCTGGGGCGTCGTAGTGTGCTGCTGACGGGGCTGGCCTTGCTGATCGCCGCCGATCTGCTGCTGGCCCTGCTGCCTGGCTGGGCCGGGTTGGCCTTGGGGGTTGCCGCGTGGGGCCTGCACCTGGGCTTCAGCCAGGGCATCTTCGCTGCAATGATCGCCGACAGCGCACCCGCCAACCTGCGCGGCACCGCCTTCGGCCTGTTCAACCTGCTGACCGGGGTGGCACTGCTGGTGGCCAGCGTGGTGGCGGGGTTGTTGTGGGATGGTGCGGGGTTCCAGGCAACCTTTCTGCTCGGTGCAGGGCTTGCCAGCACCACCCTGGTGGGGGTGATGCTGTTACGTTGA
- a CDS encoding ABC transporter ATP-binding protein/permease, with protein MDMNWHQALQESLSWLAIASCITLVCFTAAATLAVRCTRWGSQFWQLAGPYFSVRRSWRPLLVFALLLVLTLFSVRLNVLFSFWYNGFYSALQGLDQAAFWYMLGVFAVLATIHVLRSLFTFYVTQAFSIRWRVWLTERLTQDWMHGDAYYRGQFLAEPVDNPDQRIELDANAFVSNSVSLALGAVSALVSLVAFTGILWALSAPLAVAGVEVPRAMVFAVYLYVIVATWIAFRLGRPLIRLNFLNEKLTANFRYALMRLRENAENIAFYQGALVERGTLLGRFGALIVNAWALVFRNLKFSGFNLGVSQVAVVFPFILQAPRFFSGAIKLGDVMQTAQAFGQVQDSLSFFRESYDAFAQYRATLDRLTGFLDANEQASALPRVTTEVQEHALQITDLQVLRPDGHALVANLDLSLHSGQALLIKGPSGSGKTTLLRALAGLWPYAEGEVRRPLGHQALFLSQRPYLPLGDLRTVIAYPAASQPEDAVRMQQALRQVNLAHLAERLETSCDWSHILSVGEQQRLAFARVLFNRPQVVFLDESTSAMDEGLEHALYSLLRTEMPGALLVSVGHRSTLAGFHTHRLEVDGQGGWSLLKQQPALA; from the coding sequence ATGGACATGAACTGGCACCAGGCCCTGCAGGAAAGCCTGAGCTGGCTGGCAATCGCCTCGTGCATTACCCTTGTCTGCTTTACCGCTGCCGCAACGCTAGCGGTACGTTGCACGCGCTGGGGCAGCCAGTTCTGGCAGCTCGCCGGGCCTTACTTCAGTGTCAGGCGCAGCTGGCGGCCGCTGTTGGTGTTTGCGCTTTTGCTGGTGTTGACGCTGTTCTCGGTACGGCTCAACGTATTGTTCTCGTTTTGGTACAACGGGTTTTACAGCGCCCTGCAGGGCCTTGATCAAGCCGCTTTCTGGTACATGCTTGGCGTATTTGCCGTATTGGCCACCATCCACGTGCTGCGCTCGCTGTTCACCTTCTATGTAACCCAGGCATTCAGTATTCGTTGGCGGGTCTGGCTCACCGAGCGCCTGACGCAGGACTGGATGCACGGCGATGCCTACTACCGTGGTCAGTTCCTCGCTGAGCCGGTGGACAACCCCGACCAGCGTATCGAACTGGACGCCAATGCCTTTGTCAGCAACTCGGTGTCCCTCGCTTTAGGCGCAGTCAGTGCGTTGGTGTCGCTCGTGGCGTTCACCGGGATACTCTGGGCGCTGTCGGCACCGCTGGCCGTTGCCGGTGTGGAGGTCCCCCGGGCGATGGTATTTGCCGTGTATCTGTATGTCATCGTCGCCACCTGGATTGCCTTCCGCCTGGGGCGCCCGCTTATCCGCCTCAACTTTCTCAATGAGAAGCTCACGGCCAACTTTCGTTACGCGCTGATGCGCCTGCGCGAGAATGCCGAGAACATCGCCTTCTACCAAGGCGCTTTGGTGGAGAGGGGCACGCTGCTGGGTCGTTTTGGCGCCTTGATCGTCAACGCCTGGGCGCTGGTGTTCCGGAACCTGAAATTCAGTGGTTTCAACCTGGGGGTTAGCCAGGTTGCCGTGGTGTTCCCGTTTATCCTCCAGGCGCCGCGCTTCTTCAGCGGGGCGATCAAGTTGGGTGATGTCATGCAGACCGCCCAGGCCTTTGGCCAAGTGCAGGATTCGTTGTCGTTCTTCCGCGAGTCTTACGATGCTTTCGCCCAATACCGGGCCACCCTCGACCGTCTGACCGGTTTCCTTGATGCCAACGAGCAGGCAAGCGCATTGCCGCGTGTCACCACCGAGGTTCAGGAGCATGCTCTGCAAATCACTGACCTGCAGGTGCTGCGCCCGGACGGGCACGCCCTGGTCGCTAACCTCGACCTGAGTCTGCACTCCGGTCAGGCACTGTTGATCAAGGGGCCGTCGGGGAGTGGCAAAACTACGCTGCTCCGTGCCCTGGCAGGCCTTTGGCCGTACGCTGAGGGTGAGGTCAGGCGTCCGCTAGGGCACCAGGCGTTATTCTTGTCCCAGCGCCCCTATCTGCCGCTGGGCGACTTACGGACAGTCATCGCCTACCCGGCAGCCAGTCAGCCCGAGGACGCAGTGCGCATGCAGCAGGCCTTGCGCCAGGTCAATCTGGCTCATCTGGCCGAGCGGCTGGAGACCAGTTGCGACTGGTCGCACATTCTCTCGGTGGGTGAGCAGCAGCGGCTGGCGTTCGCCCGGGTGCTGTTCAACCGGCCTCAGGTGGTGTTCCTTGACGAATCCACCTCCGCGATGGACGAAGGGCTGGAGCACGCTTTGTATTCGCTGTTACGCACTGAAATGCCGGGCGCGCTGCTGGTCAGCGTAGGCCATCGCAGCACGCTGGCCGGGTTTCACACTCACCGTCTGGAGGTGGACGGGCAAGGGGGCTGGTCGTTGCTCAAGCAGCAACCGGCGTTGGCCTAG
- a CDS encoding alpha/beta fold hydrolase, with the protein MAVQSETVELKVDNDSIVGTLVSPGSKMPGILFVHGWGGSQQRDLARARHITGLGCVCMTFDLRGHEKTESQRLTVTREQNLQDLLVAYDRLLSHPAVDSSAIAIIGSSYGGYLATLLTRERSVKWLALRVPAMYWDEEWNTPKQTLDRQRLNVYRQRSLAPADNRALAACAEFGGDVLLVESEQDDYVPHSTLMSYRSAFVSAHSLTHRIVDGADHALSSEASQKAYSSILAAWISEMVIGARLDRYPHYAPWYA; encoded by the coding sequence ATGGCCGTTCAGAGTGAAACCGTTGAACTGAAAGTCGACAACGACAGCATTGTCGGCACACTGGTCAGCCCTGGCAGCAAGATGCCCGGCATCCTCTTCGTGCACGGCTGGGGCGGCAGCCAGCAGCGTGATCTGGCCCGTGCCCGGCACATCACCGGGCTGGGCTGCGTGTGCATGACCTTCGACCTGCGCGGCCATGAAAAAACCGAAAGCCAGCGCCTGACGGTCACCCGTGAACAGAATCTGCAGGACTTACTGGTGGCCTACGACCGGCTGCTCAGCCATCCGGCCGTGGACAGCAGTGCCATCGCCATCATCGGCAGCAGTTATGGTGGCTACCTGGCAACCTTGCTGACCCGCGAACGGTCCGTCAAATGGCTGGCCTTACGGGTACCCGCCATGTATTGGGACGAAGAATGGAACACGCCAAAGCAAACCCTCGACCGCCAACGCCTGAACGTCTACCGCCAACGATCGCTGGCCCCGGCAGACAATCGCGCATTGGCGGCGTGCGCCGAATTCGGCGGAGATGTGTTGCTGGTGGAGTCCGAGCAGGACGACTATGTGCCGCACAGCACGCTGATGAGCTACCGGTCGGCGTTCGTCAGCGCCCACTCGCTCACCCATCGCATCGTCGACGGTGCCGACCACGCGCTGTCCAGCGAAGCGAGCCAGAAAGCCTACAGCTCGATCCTGGCGGCATGGATCAGCGAAATGGTGATAGGCGCCCGCCTGGACCGCTATCCGCATTACGCCCCCTGGTATGCCTGA
- a CDS encoding DUF3182 family protein produces MTMPSASEAKAGVVLLDTREHTPDHEHGAHLKLADGLAHLLGCPHLQPGEQPGDADGYYYLPTETLIDPKRYAALGILGENDLFGGLVPYPYMATKAISHPLPAGASFPPGWTDEFARQASNALLRGYTVFSKADARAAAQLLLLDGPLRVKPVLACAGRGQQVITTEHALEPLLATMDDQSLALWGLVLEEDLSDVQTFSVGQVRVAGLTCSYHGTQQLTRDHQGIEVYGGSDLVVVRGDYHALLQLPMEDHLRLAINQATAYEQAAEQHFAGFIASRRNYDIARGLNPQGHLRSGVLEQSWRLGGASSAELLALQAFADDPALQRVRASTHEVFGTPDLPADATLFYQGNDSELGQLSKFARIREHGRSE; encoded by the coding sequence ATGACCATGCCAAGTGCCAGCGAAGCGAAAGCCGGCGTAGTGCTGCTCGACACCCGCGAACACACGCCCGACCATGAGCACGGCGCACACCTCAAGCTTGCCGATGGCCTGGCCCATCTGCTGGGCTGCCCACATTTACAGCCCGGCGAGCAGCCAGGCGACGCCGATGGCTACTATTACCTGCCCACAGAGACCTTGATTGACCCCAAGCGCTATGCCGCCCTGGGCATTCTTGGCGAGAACGACCTTTTCGGCGGCTTGGTGCCATACCCCTACATGGCGACCAAGGCGATTTCCCATCCGCTGCCGGCCGGGGCCAGCTTCCCGCCGGGCTGGACCGATGAGTTCGCTCGACAGGCAAGCAACGCCTTGCTGCGCGGCTACACCGTGTTCAGCAAGGCCGATGCGCGTGCAGCCGCACAGTTGCTGCTGCTCGACGGCCCCCTGAGGGTCAAACCCGTGCTGGCCTGCGCAGGCCGCGGGCAGCAGGTCATCACCACGGAGCACGCGCTGGAGCCACTGCTAGCCACCATGGATGATCAGAGCCTGGCACTGTGGGGGCTAGTACTCGAAGAAGACCTGAGCGACGTGCAAACCTTCAGCGTCGGCCAGGTGCGCGTCGCCGGCCTGACCTGCAGCTATCACGGCACCCAGCAACTGACCCGCGACCATCAGGGCATTGAGGTATACGGCGGTTCCGACCTGGTGGTGGTACGTGGTGACTATCACGCACTACTGCAACTCCCGATGGAAGACCACCTGCGTCTGGCCATCAACCAGGCAACCGCCTATGAGCAGGCTGCCGAGCAGCACTTCGCAGGCTTCATCGCCTCACGGCGCAACTACGACATCGCTCGCGGCCTGAACCCTCAGGGCCACCTGCGTAGCGGTGTGCTCGAACAATCCTGGCGCCTGGGCGGTGCCAGCAGTGCCGAGCTGCTGGCCCTGCAGGCTTTTGCCGATGACCCGGCATTGCAGCGGGTGCGTGCCTCCACCCACGAAGTATTCGGAACGCCCGATCTGCCCGCTGACGCCACTCTCTTCTACCAAGGAAACGACAGTGAACTCGGACAACTCAGCAAATTTGCACGAATTCGCGAACATGGCCGTTCAGAGTGA
- a CDS encoding antibiotic biosynthesis monooxygenase yields MSAIPHALWFTQMIEYEVPSTSQDALAQALVARSELLVTRCEGLQGVSIQASDDGSRVLQYLQWQSRQAWAAAAVYFVEEPFLELLGQHQARGVNFAAYQTLRSLVRGADGGLQCEVGKPQAYQGA; encoded by the coding sequence ATGTCGGCAATCCCTCATGCCCTGTGGTTCACCCAGATGATCGAATACGAAGTGCCCAGCACGTCCCAGGATGCGCTGGCCCAGGCGCTGGTAGCACGCAGCGAATTGCTGGTTACGCGTTGCGAAGGGCTGCAGGGTGTCAGCATCCAGGCCAGTGACGATGGCAGCCGTGTGCTGCAATACCTGCAATGGCAGTCACGCCAGGCCTGGGCGGCGGCCGCTGTGTACTTCGTCGAGGAACCCTTCCTTGAACTGCTGGGCCAGCATCAGGCGCGTGGCGTCAACTTTGCTGCCTATCAGACCCTGCGCAGCCTGGTGCGTGGAGCCGATGGTGGCCTGCAGTGTGAGGTGGGTAAGCCTCAGGCATACCAGGGGGCGTAA
- a CDS encoding transcriptional regulator produces MLTIIEAPLFSRQWPEYWTEDEHGAFMSYLANDPDAGSVISGTGGCRKVRWSLDSKGKRGAIRVIYTAQLANGALVVLLIYCKSATENIPAHVLRKIAKELNHAPD; encoded by the coding sequence ATGCTGACAATCATCGAAGCGCCACTTTTTTCAAGGCAATGGCCTGAATACTGGACTGAAGACGAGCATGGGGCATTCATGTCCTACCTTGCGAATGATCCTGATGCCGGCTCTGTAATCTCCGGCACAGGGGGATGCCGCAAGGTGCGCTGGAGCCTGGATAGCAAAGGCAAGCGGGGAGCGATTCGGGTTATTTACACGGCCCAGCTCGCTAACGGCGCCCTCGTTGTTTTGCTCATTTACTGCAAGAGCGCTACCGAAAACATACCCGCGCACGTGTTGCGCAAGATTGCCAAGGAGCTCAACCATGCGCCTGACTGA
- a CDS encoding XRE family transcriptional regulator: MHKDPSHRASVLQHVSLNVRSLRNAAGLSQTALAERSGVSRRMLVAIEAGENNVSLTTLDLIAEALDVAFSTLIQAPDQRDPGRIEELAWAGEYPQSRAVLLGSSTARREVELWEWTLAPGECYCSEADAEGWSEQIYVAEGQLTLIIEGVEHLLRAGQFHVFPSNCRYAYRNDAAVAVRFVRNVVI, encoded by the coding sequence GTGCACAAAGATCCTTCGCATCGGGCATCGGTGCTGCAACATGTCAGCCTCAACGTACGCAGCCTGCGCAATGCTGCCGGGCTCAGCCAGACGGCCTTGGCCGAGCGCTCCGGGGTCAGCCGGCGCATGCTGGTGGCGATCGAGGCGGGCGAGAACAACGTCAGCCTCACAACCCTCGACCTGATCGCCGAAGCCTTGGACGTGGCTTTCAGCACCCTGATCCAGGCGCCTGACCAGCGCGACCCCGGCCGCATCGAGGAACTGGCCTGGGCCGGGGAGTACCCGCAGAGCAGGGCCGTGCTGCTGGGTAGCAGCACGGCGCGGCGCGAGGTGGAGCTCTGGGAGTGGACCCTGGCGCCGGGCGAATGCTATTGCAGCGAGGCCGATGCCGAAGGCTGGAGCGAGCAGATCTATGTGGCTGAGGGGCAACTGACGCTGATAATCGAAGGCGTAGAGCATCTCCTGCGGGCGGGGCAGTTCCATGTGTTCCCCAGCAACTGCCGGTACGCCTATCGTAACGATGCTGCGGTTGCAGTGAGATTTGTCCGCAATGTGGTGATTTGA
- the rhtA gene encoding threonine/homoserine exporter RhtA encodes MNNQPRSLATTLFPIGLLLIAMASIQSGASLAKSMFPIIGAQGTTTLRLIFASIIMLLILRPWRVRMTPTTLRNVVIYGMALGGMNFLFYMALQTVPIGIAVALEFTGPLAVAIFSSRRPIDFLWIAMAIAGLLLLLPAGHSGQALDPVGAAYALGAGVCWALYILFGQRAGAEHGIQSAALGVVVAALFVAPIGIAHAGSALLTPALIPVALAVAVLSTALPYSLEMVALTRIPARTFGTLMSIEPAFGALSGLLFLGEVLTLTQWLAIGAIIAASVGTTLSMRKEPTAAVAPD; translated from the coding sequence ATGAACAACCAGCCTCGCAGCTTGGCCACCACTCTCTTTCCGATCGGCCTCCTGCTCATTGCCATGGCATCGATTCAGTCCGGCGCCTCCCTGGCCAAAAGCATGTTCCCCATCATCGGGGCACAAGGCACCACCACCCTGCGCCTGATCTTCGCCAGCATCATCATGCTGCTGATATTGCGCCCATGGCGGGTACGCATGACCCCCACCACCCTGCGCAACGTGGTCATCTATGGCATGGCGCTGGGCGGGATGAACTTCCTCTTTTATATGGCCTTGCAAACAGTGCCTATCGGCATCGCCGTGGCGCTGGAGTTCACAGGGCCGTTGGCAGTGGCGATCTTCTCATCTCGCCGGCCGATCGACTTCCTGTGGATTGCCATGGCCATCGCCGGCCTGCTGCTGTTGCTGCCGGCTGGGCACAGCGGTCAGGCACTCGATCCGGTAGGGGCTGCCTACGCGTTGGGGGCGGGTGTATGTTGGGCCCTCTATATTCTGTTCGGTCAACGCGCCGGCGCCGAGCACGGGATCCAGAGTGCAGCCTTGGGGGTGGTAGTCGCCGCCCTGTTTGTCGCCCCCATCGGCATCGCCCACGCGGGTAGCGCACTGCTCACACCTGCGTTAATCCCCGTAGCCCTCGCCGTTGCAGTACTGTCTACCGCCCTGCCCTACAGCCTGGAAATGGTTGCCCTCACGCGTATCCCGGCACGCACCTTCGGCACCTTGATGAGCATTGAACCGGCGTTCGGCGCACTGTCCGGCCTGCTGTTCCTCGGCGAAGTGCTGACGCTCACACAATGGCTGGCGATTGGGGCAATCATCGCTGCGTCGGTAGGTACTACCCTGTCCATGCGCAAAGAGCCCACTGCGGCTGTAGCACCAGACTGA
- a CDS encoding aminopeptidase P family protein: MNVQTTLEQSVPQRLTNVRQAMAAGGIDALLVPSADPHLSEYLPGYWQGRQWLSGFHGSVGTLVVTPGFAGLWVDSRYWEQADHELAGSGIELMKLSPGKPGALEWLSDNVEANGSVAVDGAVMALASARQLADRLKARGARLVTDTDLLSQVWEGRPALPGNPVYQHLLPHATVSRAEKLAQLRQGIQARGGDWHFIATLDDIAWLFNLRGSDVSYNPVFLAFALINQQQAILFVGQDKVDAHLRQVLAVDGIEVRDYSEAGKALAAVPAGARLLVDPARVTCGLLDNLAAEVVLVEGINPTTLSKSCKGDDDLVHIRQVMGQDGAALCEFFAWFEANLGQGVITELTVDEQLSAARARRPNFVSLSFSTIAAFNGNGAMPHYRATQQSHAVIEGDGLLLIDSGGQYLGGTTDITRMVPVGNPSLAQKQDCTRVLKGVIALSRATFPKGVLSPLLDAIARAPIWADQVDYGHGTGHGVGYFMNVHEGPQVIAYQAAPAPQTAMQAGMISSIEPGTYRPGEWGVRIENLVVNREAGKSAFGDFLRFETLTLCPIDTRCLLPELLTREEVEWLNGYHTTVRERLAPLLKGDALAWLEARTAPL; this comes from the coding sequence ATGAACGTCCAGACCACCCTTGAGCAAAGCGTGCCACAGCGCCTGACGAACGTGCGCCAGGCCATGGCAGCAGGGGGCATTGATGCCTTGCTGGTACCGTCGGCCGACCCCCACCTTTCCGAGTACCTGCCCGGTTACTGGCAGGGGCGCCAGTGGTTGTCGGGTTTTCACGGCTCGGTTGGCACGCTGGTAGTCACGCCGGGATTTGCCGGTTTGTGGGTCGATAGCAGGTATTGGGAGCAGGCGGATCACGAGCTGGCCGGCAGTGGTATCGAACTGATGAAACTGTCGCCAGGTAAACCCGGGGCACTGGAATGGCTGAGCGATAACGTTGAGGCCAACGGCAGCGTTGCGGTGGATGGGGCGGTCATGGCACTGGCATCAGCGCGCCAGCTGGCTGACCGGCTGAAGGCACGCGGGGCACGGCTGGTCACCGACACCGACCTGCTGAGCCAGGTCTGGGAGGGGCGCCCTGCGTTGCCAGGTAACCCTGTGTACCAGCACTTGCTGCCGCACGCTACGGTTAGCCGGGCGGAAAAACTCGCGCAATTGCGCCAGGGCATACAGGCCAGAGGGGGCGACTGGCACTTCATTGCTACCCTCGATGACATCGCCTGGCTGTTCAACCTGCGCGGCAGCGATGTTTCGTACAACCCGGTTTTCCTGGCCTTTGCCTTGATCAATCAGCAGCAGGCCATCCTGTTCGTGGGCCAGGACAAAGTGGATGCGCACCTGCGTCAGGTGCTGGCGGTCGACGGCATCGAGGTGCGTGATTACAGCGAGGCAGGTAAGGCTCTGGCTGCCGTTCCGGCGGGGGCGCGGTTGCTGGTGGATCCTGCCCGTGTGACCTGCGGGCTGCTGGACAACCTGGCAGCTGAAGTGGTGCTGGTCGAAGGGATTAATCCCACTACCCTGAGCAAGTCCTGCAAAGGTGACGACGACCTTGTGCATATCCGCCAGGTGATGGGGCAGGACGGTGCGGCCTTGTGCGAGTTCTTCGCCTGGTTCGAGGCCAACCTCGGGCAGGGGGTCATCACCGAACTGACGGTTGACGAGCAATTGAGTGCCGCACGTGCCCGGCGCCCGAACTTCGTATCGCTGAGTTTTTCGACCATTGCCGCCTTCAATGGCAATGGCGCAATGCCGCACTACCGTGCTACGCAGCAGTCGCATGCGGTCATCGAGGGCGATGGCTTGTTGCTGATTGACTCGGGGGGGCAATACCTGGGGGGCACCACCGACATCACCCGGATGGTGCCAGTCGGTAACCCCAGCCTTGCACAGAAGCAGGATTGCACCCGGGTACTCAAGGGTGTGATCGCCCTGTCGCGTGCCACGTTCCCGAAAGGGGTGTTGTCGCCGTTGCTCGACGCCATTGCCCGGGCACCGATCTGGGCTGATCAGGTGGATTATGGCCACGGTACCGGGCACGGGGTAGGCTATTTCATGAACGTGCACGAAGGGCCACAAGTCATTGCCTACCAGGCGGCCCCTGCACCCCAGACGGCGATGCAGGCGGGCATGATCAGCTCGATCGAGCCGGGTACGTACCGCCCGGGGGAGTGGGGCGTACGTATCGAGAACCTGGTGGTCAACCGCGAAGCGGGGAAGAGTGCCTTCGGTGACTTCCTGCGCTTTGAGACTTTGACGCTGTGCCCGATTGATACCCGCTGCCTGTTGCCCGAGCTGCTGACAAGGGAAGAGGTGGAGTGGCTGAACGGCTATCACACGACCGTGCGTGAGCGTCTGGCGCCTCTGCTGAAGGGCGATGCGCTGGCCTGGCTGGAGGCGCGCACCGCGCCACTATAA
- a CDS encoding cysteine hydrolase family protein translates to MSKQALIIIDIQNDYFPGGKWTLDGADQAADNAALLLAAARQRGDLVVHVRHEFDSADAPFFAPGSQGAAIHPKVEPATGEPVVLKHKVNAFLGTDLEHTLDQHGVEALTIVGSMSHMCIDAATRAAADLGYKVTVAHDACATLPLEFNGKQVPAAQVHDSAMAALAFAYASVVKTDELLKN, encoded by the coding sequence ATGAGCAAGCAGGCGCTGATCATCATCGACATCCAGAACGACTACTTCCCAGGCGGCAAGTGGACCCTTGATGGCGCGGACCAAGCGGCCGACAACGCCGCCTTACTGCTGGCGGCGGCACGCCAGCGCGGCGACCTGGTGGTGCATGTGCGGCATGAATTCGACAGTGCAGATGCACCATTCTTCGCCCCTGGCTCGCAAGGTGCGGCCATCCATCCCAAGGTCGAACCCGCGACAGGCGAGCCGGTGGTGCTCAAGCACAAGGTCAATGCTTTCCTCGGCACTGACCTTGAGCACACGCTGGACCAGCATGGCGTCGAAGCCTTGACCATCGTCGGCAGCATGAGCCACATGTGCATCGACGCGGCTACCCGTGCAGCGGCCGACCTGGGCTACAAGGTGACCGTGGCGCACGATGCTTGCGCGACCCTGCCGTTGGAGTTCAATGGCAAGCAGGTGCCAGCCGCGCAGGTGCATGATTCGGCAATGGCGGCGTTGGCATTTGCCTATGCCTCGGTGGTGAAGACGGATGAGCTGCTGAAGAACTGA
- a CDS encoding helix-turn-helix domain-containing protein, with product MRLTEKALMLRDASRNIGEELLESIRDVKAGRYGATHQVEVTEAAEARSKTGLSQSRFAEMLGVSVRTLQEWEQGRRAPSGAARSLLHIAASRPDVFREVLQDR from the coding sequence ATGCGCCTGACTGAGAAAGCGCTGATGCTGCGCGACGCCAGCCGTAACATTGGTGAAGAACTGCTGGAGTCCATACGTGACGTGAAGGCTGGCCGCTATGGTGCAACCCATCAGGTAGAGGTGACCGAGGCCGCCGAGGCGAGGAGTAAAACGGGGCTCTCCCAGTCCAGGTTTGCAGAAATGCTGGGCGTTTCGGTGCGCACGCTTCAGGAGTGGGAACAAGGAAGGCGCGCGCCATCAGGTGCCGCTCGGTCCCTCCTCCACATTGCTGCCTCTCGGCCGGACGTTTTCCGCGAAGTGCTTCAAGACCGGTGA